From a single Cyclobacterium marinum DSM 745 genomic region:
- a CDS encoding nuclear transport factor 2 family protein: MFKYFFTLCFLFSSALLAQDKQIVAVENAVTELVDAMVAGDASRLEKITDPNLSYGHSNGLIENQSEFIKALSSGVSNFTEIDIQNQTVSITGKTALVRHFLIGKTHNKDSAPGPVNLGVLTVWQKKGKSWILLARQAYKR; the protein is encoded by the coding sequence ATGTTTAAATACTTCTTTACCCTATGTTTCCTTTTTTCTTCAGCGCTACTGGCTCAAGATAAACAAATCGTGGCAGTAGAAAATGCCGTAACCGAATTGGTGGATGCCATGGTGGCCGGTGATGCTTCTCGTCTTGAGAAAATCACAGACCCAAACCTTAGCTATGGACACTCAAACGGTTTGATTGAAAACCAAAGTGAGTTTATTAAGGCCTTAAGTTCAGGAGTTTCAAACTTTACTGAAATTGACATTCAAAACCAAACCGTCAGTATTACCGGAAAAACCGCTTTGGTAAGACATTTTCTAATTGGCAAAACACACAATAAGGATAGTGCTCCGGGCCCTGTAAACCTTGGCGTATTAACCGTATGGCAAAAGAAAGGTAAATCTTGGATCTTACTTGCACGCCAGGCCTATAAAAGATAA
- a CDS encoding endonuclease MutS2, producing the protein MRLYPDNLEEKIDFDKIKDLIREECTGVLGADFVKKIAFSKDRKLLSRLLTQTEEFRQILVSGEPFPNNNYINIYPYLNKAKIEGTFLFEEDFHEIRLGLKTLESCVLFFKKNAEEYPQLAQLLGMVEDNISLTFSIDRVLDDKGKMKDNASKELNIVRTQLAYEENRIRKVLDSLYRSAKSQGFTPEDASITIRGGRMVIPILAEYKRRIKGFIHDESATGQTVYLEPAEVLDINNDIKDLLYMERREVQKILTRLTDELREYIPILKRAFHFLGMVDFIRAKAKFAVKINGINPEMVKEREMAWQKARHPLLEMSLKHQGKAIVPVSISLDPNHRLLVISGPNAGGKSVTLKTVALVQYMFQCGLLVPMEPKSKCAIFDQFFIDIGDEQNIENDLSTYSSHLMNMKHFTFFANKRTLFFIDEFGTGTEPQFGGAIAEALLIALNKSGAFGLVTTHYGNLKQLASKSQGMVNGAMRFDVDRLEPLYELEIGKPGSSFAFEIAGKIGIPKEIVLHAKAQIGETRVRYDKLLLKVESEKSKYENLMVEAERKDRLLASRLKEYNALKATLEDQKKAIINEAKAQAKLLLDDTNRKIENTIRSIKESQANKEATKKIRQELDDHKAGIKLEKKPIVQQETIKVESGAIGIGDQVRIKDNGALAEVLEIKGKQVVILIGDLKSTVKLNRLEKISNTSLKKEKRAIDKRMSYDTTSKMANFSPNLDIRGKRGEEVFGLIQNFIDEAHMLGINDVKVIHGKGDGILRELTRNLLRNSSSVAGFSDEHADRGGSGVTLVQFKD; encoded by the coding sequence ATGAGATTGTATCCAGATAATTTGGAGGAAAAAATAGACTTTGATAAAATCAAAGATTTAATAAGAGAGGAATGTACAGGTGTACTGGGTGCGGATTTTGTAAAAAAAATTGCTTTCTCAAAGGACAGAAAGTTACTCAGCAGGCTTTTGACACAGACAGAAGAGTTCAGGCAAATTTTGGTCTCAGGAGAGCCGTTTCCCAATAATAATTATATAAATATTTATCCCTATCTCAACAAAGCTAAAATTGAAGGTACTTTTTTGTTTGAGGAGGATTTCCATGAAATTCGTTTGGGCTTAAAGACCCTTGAAAGTTGTGTGCTCTTTTTTAAAAAGAATGCGGAGGAGTACCCTCAACTGGCTCAGCTCTTGGGGATGGTAGAAGATAATATATCCCTCACTTTCAGTATTGATAGAGTCTTGGATGACAAGGGGAAAATGAAGGACAATGCTTCAAAGGAATTAAACATTGTTCGGACTCAGCTTGCTTATGAAGAGAATCGAATAAGAAAAGTGTTGGATAGTTTATATAGGTCTGCAAAATCTCAGGGTTTTACGCCTGAAGATGCTTCCATTACGATTAGGGGAGGGAGAATGGTAATTCCCATTCTTGCAGAATATAAAAGACGAATCAAAGGCTTTATACATGATGAATCCGCAACAGGCCAGACTGTATATTTGGAGCCTGCAGAGGTATTGGATATCAATAATGATATCAAAGATCTCTTGTATATGGAGCGTAGGGAGGTACAAAAAATCCTTACCAGGCTTACTGATGAGCTCAGGGAATATATTCCCATTTTAAAGAGGGCATTTCATTTTTTAGGAATGGTTGATTTTATTCGGGCTAAAGCCAAGTTTGCAGTAAAGATCAATGGTATCAATCCTGAAATGGTTAAAGAACGGGAGATGGCTTGGCAAAAGGCCAGGCACCCTCTTCTTGAAATGTCTCTTAAGCACCAAGGCAAGGCCATAGTGCCAGTTTCTATAAGCTTGGACCCCAATCATCGCTTGTTGGTGATATCAGGACCCAATGCTGGAGGAAAGTCCGTGACGCTTAAGACTGTGGCATTGGTGCAGTATATGTTTCAGTGTGGTTTACTTGTGCCGATGGAACCCAAGTCAAAGTGTGCTATATTTGATCAATTCTTTATTGATATTGGAGATGAACAAAATATTGAGAATGACCTCAGTACTTATAGTTCGCATTTGATGAATATGAAGCATTTCACATTTTTTGCCAATAAACGTACGTTATTTTTTATTGATGAATTTGGTACCGGAACCGAACCACAGTTTGGCGGAGCCATAGCTGAAGCATTATTGATTGCACTGAATAAATCTGGAGCATTTGGTTTGGTGACCACTCATTATGGTAACTTAAAACAACTTGCCTCTAAGAGTCAAGGAATGGTGAATGGCGCAATGAGGTTTGATGTGGATCGCCTAGAGCCTTTGTATGAGTTGGAGATAGGGAAGCCCGGAAGTTCATTTGCTTTTGAAATTGCAGGTAAAATTGGAATTCCCAAGGAGATTGTACTTCATGCAAAAGCCCAGATCGGAGAAACTAGAGTGCGGTATGACAAGTTGCTTTTAAAAGTAGAAAGTGAAAAGAGCAAGTATGAAAACCTCATGGTTGAAGCTGAACGGAAAGACCGATTGCTGGCTTCCAGACTGAAAGAATACAATGCATTGAAAGCAACCCTTGAAGATCAGAAAAAGGCAATCATAAATGAAGCCAAAGCTCAAGCCAAGCTCTTGTTGGACGATACCAATCGAAAAATTGAAAACACCATTCGATCTATTAAAGAATCACAAGCCAATAAGGAGGCTACCAAAAAAATAAGGCAGGAACTTGACGACCATAAAGCCGGGATTAAACTGGAAAAGAAGCCAATTGTACAACAGGAAACCATAAAGGTGGAAAGTGGAGCCATTGGCATTGGAGATCAAGTAAGGATCAAAGACAATGGCGCTTTGGCTGAAGTATTGGAGATCAAAGGTAAGCAGGTTGTTATCCTTATTGGTGACCTTAAATCAACGGTGAAGCTCAACCGATTGGAAAAGATATCCAATACCTCTCTTAAAAAAGAGAAAAGGGCAATTGATAAAAGAATGAGTTATGATACCACTTCAAAGATGGCTAATTTTTCTCCGAACCTAGATATTAGAGGGAAACGAGGAGAGGAAGTTTTTGGATTGATTCAAAACTTTATCGATGAAGCACATATGCTAGGTATCAATGATGTGAAGGTAATCCATGGAAAGGGTGATGGAATTCTTAGGGAACTGACGAGGAATCTACTTAGAAACTCATCTTCAGTCGCAGGTTTTTCTGATGAGCACGCAGATAGGGGAGGTTCAGGGGTAACATTGGTGCAGTTTAAAGATTAA
- a CDS encoding DUF4296 domain-containing protein, whose translation MKYLSIAIACLFGTFSCAKNNEAEGILSEDTMVNILVDIHLTEGFVQSLSIPYDSTKVLYPILEKRIFEKHGVPDSVYIKSLEFYLRDAAKMEYLYERTIDSLSVKEKEAQQNQQP comes from the coding sequence GTGAAATACCTATCTATAGCTATTGCTTGCCTTTTCGGGACATTTTCTTGTGCAAAGAATAATGAAGCCGAAGGCATTTTGTCAGAAGATACCATGGTCAATATTCTTGTGGATATACATCTGACAGAGGGCTTTGTGCAGTCCCTCTCCATTCCCTATGATTCAACAAAGGTCCTTTATCCAATTTTGGAAAAGCGAATTTTTGAGAAACATGGGGTTCCCGACTCTGTTTATATAAAAAGTTTGGAATTTTATTTGAGGGATGCAGCCAAAATGGAATATTTATATGAAAGGACGATAGATTCATTGTCCGTAAAAGAAAAAGAAGCACAGCAAAACCAACAGCCATAA
- a CDS encoding DUF58 domain-containing protein, which translates to MNQLIKKLRKYEILLRKVANSHLQGDHQSIFKGAGLEFDDLRPYQYGDDVRTIEWKVSAKGHGTFVKTFKEDKDQSVYFLLDVSGSQDIGSKERKKIDLGKEIAGVLTLASIHDGSQVGLISYSDQKEKIVLPGKGTRQAVKVIRGIFSQDMKSKKTDLEGMFTFSLNLIKKRAIIFVISDFIDEGYERTLKALAFKHDLVVLQMTDPIEAALPSLGIIPVFDKEEDKTTWVNTAFGGFSKKIASSFVSERNHLKDFCKKNQINYLQIATNQDIVLPLMELFKSRNKTMKRG; encoded by the coding sequence ATGAATCAACTGATAAAAAAGCTTAGAAAATATGAAATCCTTCTAAGGAAAGTGGCCAATAGCCACCTTCAAGGAGACCATCAATCTATTTTCAAAGGTGCAGGCTTAGAGTTTGATGACCTTCGCCCTTATCAGTATGGTGATGATGTCCGGACGATTGAATGGAAGGTTTCTGCAAAAGGGCACGGAACATTTGTAAAGACCTTTAAAGAAGATAAAGATCAAAGTGTCTATTTTCTTTTGGATGTAAGTGGCTCCCAAGACATCGGTAGCAAGGAACGTAAAAAAATTGACCTTGGAAAAGAAATTGCCGGGGTATTAACATTGGCCTCTATCCATGATGGCTCTCAAGTGGGCTTGATAAGTTATTCAGATCAAAAGGAAAAAATCGTACTACCGGGAAAAGGCACCCGTCAAGCCGTAAAGGTTATTCGAGGAATATTTAGCCAGGATATGAAATCCAAGAAAACTGACCTCGAGGGGATGTTTACCTTTAGTCTCAATCTCATTAAAAAGAGGGCTATAATTTTTGTTATATCTGACTTTATTGATGAAGGGTATGAAAGAACCTTAAAAGCATTGGCTTTCAAACATGATTTAGTGGTATTACAAATGACTGACCCCATAGAAGCTGCATTACCCTCTTTAGGTATCATACCTGTTTTTGACAAAGAAGAAGATAAAACCACTTGGGTAAATACGGCCTTTGGCGGATTCTCCAAAAAGATCGCGTCCTCTTTTGTCTCTGAACGGAACCATCTTAAGGATTTTTGTAAAAAAAACCAGATCAATTACCTTCAGATCGCCACAAACCAAGACATCGTCCTCCCTTTGATGGAATTATTTAAGTCGAGAAATAAAACCATGAAACGTGGATAG
- a CDS encoding vWA domain-containing protein: MTDVSSFFSWSWFSPETLRSFEWENFFLLHLIWIIPILLLIRKFIKLIKKPALELSLPKIVPAKNPWTYLRLLPTFFFLLALWMVVIALARPQRTNEKVEQYTEGIDIMLVMDISESMDLQDFTPNRLEAAKETAIDFINGRIADRIGMVIFSGEAFSLAPLTTDYELLTDLVNSITFNMMDAKGTAIGSAVSTGINRMRESEAKSKVMVLLSDGDNNAGNVDPVFAAQLAEAMDIKIYTIAVGKDGMVPYGTDFFGRPQMIESYLNEETLRNIARITKAEFFRASDDKALENIFTKIDELEKAEIIESRYKETMDYYRPYLIWGIIFFFIWLTLKNTFFNNFLLD; the protein is encoded by the coding sequence ATGACTGATGTCTCTTCTTTTTTTTCTTGGAGCTGGTTTTCGCCTGAAACCCTGCGGAGTTTTGAGTGGGAAAATTTCTTCTTACTCCATCTGATATGGATCATCCCTATATTATTATTGATCAGAAAATTCATTAAACTGATCAAAAAACCCGCTTTAGAACTTTCCCTTCCAAAAATAGTTCCGGCAAAAAACCCATGGACCTACCTCCGTCTTTTGCCTACATTCTTCTTTCTTTTGGCACTTTGGATGGTAGTAATTGCACTGGCCCGCCCCCAACGTACCAATGAAAAAGTAGAGCAATATACCGAAGGAATTGACATCATGTTGGTTATGGACATTTCAGAGTCCATGGATCTGCAAGACTTTACTCCTAATCGGCTAGAGGCTGCTAAGGAAACCGCAATAGATTTCATCAATGGTAGGATAGCTGACAGAATAGGTATGGTAATTTTCTCAGGAGAAGCTTTTTCCCTAGCCCCTCTTACTACAGATTATGAACTCCTTACAGATTTGGTCAACAGCATCACTTTCAATATGATGGATGCCAAGGGAACAGCTATAGGTAGTGCTGTATCTACAGGTATTAACCGCATGAGAGAATCAGAAGCCAAATCCAAAGTAATGGTTTTGCTAAGTGATGGAGACAATAACGCAGGAAATGTCGACCCTGTATTTGCAGCTCAACTAGCAGAAGCAATGGATATCAAAATCTACACCATCGCTGTAGGTAAAGACGGGATGGTTCCATATGGTACAGACTTTTTCGGAAGACCTCAGATGATCGAGAGTTACCTTAATGAGGAAACTTTAAGAAATATTGCTCGAATTACCAAAGCAGAGTTTTTTAGAGCTTCTGACGACAAAGCCTTGGAAAATATTTTTACAAAAATTGATGAACTAGAAAAAGCTGAAATAATCGAATCCCGCTATAAAGAAACCATGGATTATTACCGACCTTATCTCATTTGGGGAATAATCTTTTTCTTTATCTGGCTGACCCTAAAAAACACATTCTTCAATAATTTCTTATTGGATTGA
- a CDS encoding Gfo/Idh/MocA family protein — protein sequence MLDKPDKNKKPDSRRDFIKTASLSAASFFIVPRFVLGGQGHIAPSDKVNIGMIGVGGKGRKNSIDLMKLDDVQITAIADPAEYWDLANFYYRSIAGREPVKRLIEDHYEDKTENFKVNEYFDFREMLEKEQGLDAVCCSTPDNTHAFVTYASMKLGKHVYCEKPLTHNIWEARMIKQLTKETGLATQMGNVGHSTDGIRQTVEYLRAGVIGEVKETHSWVPASRWIDEMQGVPTTNTEKPHGFDWDLWLGPSANRPFHKWYTPVTWRDFWDFGCGALGDFGCHDMDAATWAFELGHPDTIEVFPSGFSNENIAPYGEIGYYNFPDNNTGKPIQLTWYSGGLKPKLHPALPEGYQWPSRAAMFVGEKGIIVNGGDRVPQVFPKSLAENMKKPKEVIPRSKGHFRDWVDAIKGGPEASSNFEYGAHLTEITLLGVLSLRMKGQKINWDAENLKAKGLAEADKYIKEPVRSGWEMS from the coding sequence ATGCTTGATAAACCAGATAAAAATAAAAAGCCTGATTCCAGGAGAGATTTCATTAAAACTGCCTCATTAAGTGCTGCTAGTTTTTTTATTGTGCCAAGATTTGTGCTTGGTGGACAAGGACATATAGCGCCTAGCGATAAAGTAAATATTGGCATGATAGGAGTAGGAGGGAAAGGGAGAAAAAACTCCATTGATTTAATGAAGTTGGATGATGTGCAGATTACTGCTATTGCAGACCCTGCAGAGTATTGGGATTTGGCTAATTTTTATTATAGGTCTATTGCCGGTAGAGAGCCGGTGAAGCGCTTGATAGAGGATCATTATGAAGACAAAACAGAAAATTTCAAAGTAAACGAATACTTTGATTTTCGTGAAATGCTTGAAAAAGAACAGGGGCTGGATGCTGTTTGTTGCTCGACACCTGACAATACACATGCATTTGTTACTTATGCTTCCATGAAGTTAGGCAAGCATGTGTATTGTGAAAAGCCCCTAACCCATAATATATGGGAAGCAAGAATGATCAAGCAATTGACCAAGGAGACCGGTTTGGCCACTCAGATGGGGAATGTAGGGCATAGCACTGATGGAATTCGCCAAACGGTGGAATACCTAAGGGCAGGTGTGATTGGAGAAGTTAAAGAAACACATTCTTGGGTACCTGCTTCTAGGTGGATAGATGAAATGCAAGGGGTGCCTACCACCAATACAGAAAAGCCACATGGCTTTGATTGGGACCTGTGGTTGGGGCCATCAGCCAATAGACCTTTTCACAAATGGTATACACCTGTTACTTGGAGAGATTTTTGGGATTTTGGTTGTGGAGCCTTAGGAGACTTCGGTTGCCACGATATGGATGCAGCAACTTGGGCCTTTGAACTTGGACATCCGGATACCATTGAGGTTTTTCCCTCAGGATTTAGCAATGAAAATATCGCCCCATATGGGGAAATAGGGTACTATAATTTTCCTGATAATAATACCGGAAAACCAATTCAATTAACATGGTATTCAGGAGGACTAAAACCAAAATTACACCCTGCTTTGCCTGAAGGGTACCAATGGCCTTCAAGAGCGGCAATGTTTGTAGGAGAAAAAGGGATTATAGTAAATGGAGGAGATCGTGTTCCGCAAGTTTTTCCTAAAAGCCTAGCCGAGAATATGAAAAAACCAAAAGAAGTGATTCCTCGATCTAAAGGACATTTTAGAGACTGGGTTGATGCCATTAAAGGCGGTCCTGAAGCCAGTTCTAACTTCGAATATGGAGCACATTTAACAGAAATCACCTTGCTGGGAGTGCTTTCTCTAAGAATGAAAGGACAGAAAATTAATTGGGATGCAGAAAATCTTAAGGCTAAAGGGCTAGCTGAAGCTGATAAATATATCAAAGAACCTGTAAGAAGTGGATGGGAAATGAGTTAA
- a CDS encoding amidohydrolase family protein: protein MDRRSFIRKGGLIGGAMSLPINPAFLIEEKIPMIDTHLHLWDLDQLDYPWLKNSNNILSRNFLLNDYHQAIEGFPIEKMVFVECGREPNQYLEEVDWVAKVREKDNRIAGMVAYFPLEKGERGMKEMEVLAERDIVRGIRKAFMPEHSGFKAGIRILIKMGFSYDLNIRPTELPRAYAFAKANPDLRIILDHIANPDIGNMEWEAWAKAISPFSSLDNVICKISGMLTKTSQSGNRLEQMRPYFNTVLEVFGVDRVVFGGDWPVLLRAASYQEWVNVFHALSEGLTSSEKRKLYHQNARTVYRV from the coding sequence ATGGATAGAAGAAGTTTTATAAGAAAAGGAGGGTTAATCGGAGGCGCAATGTCGCTACCGATTAACCCTGCTTTTTTAATTGAAGAAAAAATTCCGATGATAGACACCCATCTTCATTTGTGGGATTTAGATCAGTTGGACTATCCTTGGCTAAAAAATTCAAATAATATACTTTCCAGAAATTTTCTTTTGAATGATTACCATCAAGCCATTGAGGGATTTCCGATTGAGAAAATGGTTTTTGTAGAGTGTGGACGGGAGCCTAATCAATACCTTGAGGAAGTGGATTGGGTGGCTAAGGTTCGTGAAAAAGACAACAGGATCGCTGGAATGGTGGCGTATTTCCCACTGGAGAAAGGGGAAAGAGGCATGAAAGAAATGGAAGTCTTGGCTGAAAGAGATATTGTAAGAGGAATTCGAAAGGCTTTTATGCCTGAACATTCAGGATTTAAGGCAGGTATCCGGATACTTATAAAGATGGGTTTTTCTTACGATCTAAATATAAGGCCTACAGAGTTGCCAAGGGCTTATGCATTTGCGAAAGCTAACCCTGATCTTAGGATCATATTGGATCATATAGCGAATCCGGACATTGGGAATATGGAATGGGAAGCGTGGGCAAAAGCAATTTCACCTTTTTCTTCTTTAGACAATGTGATTTGTAAAATTTCAGGAATGTTAACAAAAACGAGTCAATCCGGAAATCGATTGGAGCAAATGCGACCTTATTTCAATACCGTATTAGAAGTTTTTGGTGTTGATAGGGTTGTTTTTGGGGGCGATTGGCCTGTATTATTGCGAGCGGCGAGCTATCAAGAATGGGTTAATGTCTTCCATGCTTTGTCTGAAGGATTGACATCAAGTGAAAAGAGAAAACTATACCACCAAAATGCCAGAACTGTTTATAGGGTATAA
- a CDS encoding TrpB-like pyridoxal phosphate-dependent enzyme, with protein MKNRKINLEESEIPENWYNIIADMPNKPLPPLNPGTMQPLGPEALAPLFPEALIKQEVTTDKWVTIPDEVRNMYSIWRPTPMYRAYGLEKALDTPAKIYYKYEGVSPSGSHKPNTAIPQAYYNKQEGVKRITTETGAGQWGSALSFACQHFGLECDVYMVRLSYKDKPYRKMMMNTWGANVYPSPSDRTEAGRKILAEFPDSPGSLGIAISEAVEMAATRDDTKYALGSVLNHVKLHQTIIGLEAIKQLEKAGSDMPDIVIAPFGGGSNFAGLSFPFLRLNLEEGNNIRCIASEPSSCPKLTRGVFRYDFGDTAGMTPLLPMYTLGHDFIPAPIHAGGLRYHGAGVIVSQLLKDKLIEAQSHDNLEIFDAGVLFARSEGIIPAPEANHGIATAIKEAKKCKEEGVSKTILFNLCGHGNFDMKAYDDYFSGKIKSHELGQEEIDQSIAKLNTPEIPA; from the coding sequence ATGAAAAACAGAAAAATAAACTTAGAAGAAAGCGAGATTCCAGAAAATTGGTACAATATCATAGCTGATATGCCCAATAAACCATTGCCACCTTTAAATCCCGGCACCATGCAGCCTTTAGGGCCGGAAGCACTTGCGCCTCTATTTCCTGAAGCTTTGATTAAACAAGAAGTAACTACTGATAAGTGGGTTACAATTCCGGATGAAGTAAGGAATATGTATTCTATTTGGAGACCTACACCCATGTATCGTGCGTATGGCTTGGAAAAAGCGCTAGATACACCGGCAAAAATTTATTATAAATATGAAGGGGTCAGTCCTTCTGGTTCCCATAAGCCCAATACAGCTATTCCTCAGGCTTATTATAACAAACAAGAAGGGGTCAAGCGAATCACCACAGAAACCGGCGCAGGACAGTGGGGAAGTGCTTTGAGTTTTGCTTGTCAGCATTTCGGACTTGAATGTGATGTATATATGGTAAGGCTTTCTTACAAAGACAAGCCTTATAGAAAAATGATGATGAATACCTGGGGCGCTAATGTTTACCCATCTCCTTCAGACAGGACTGAAGCAGGTAGAAAGATTCTGGCAGAGTTCCCTGACTCGCCGGGAAGTCTTGGGATAGCTATTTCCGAAGCCGTAGAAATGGCCGCTACTAGAGATGATACCAAATATGCCTTGGGGAGTGTCTTAAATCATGTGAAATTACATCAAACCATTATAGGTTTAGAGGCGATTAAACAACTTGAAAAAGCAGGTAGCGATATGCCTGACATTGTAATTGCACCATTTGGTGGCGGATCGAATTTTGCAGGGCTTTCTTTTCCATTTTTGCGATTAAATCTAGAAGAAGGAAATAATATTCGGTGCATTGCCAGTGAACCCTCTTCTTGTCCAAAACTTACCCGTGGGGTATTTAGGTATGATTTTGGTGATACAGCCGGAATGACTCCACTATTGCCAATGTATACGCTAGGGCATGACTTTATACCGGCTCCAATTCACGCAGGAGGGCTGCGGTATCACGGTGCCGGGGTGATTGTGAGTCAGTTGCTAAAAGATAAATTGATTGAAGCCCAATCTCATGATAACCTTGAAATCTTCGATGCAGGAGTGCTTTTTGCCAGGTCAGAAGGAATTATTCCTGCTCCGGAAGCCAATCACGGCATTGCCACAGCCATTAAAGAGGCTAAGAAGTGCAAGGAGGAAGGGGTTTCAAAAACTATTTTGTTTAATCTCTGTGGGCATGGAAATTTTGACATGAAGGCCTATGACGATTATTTTTCCGGTAAAATAAAAAGTCATGAGCTAGGACAAGAGGAGATTGATCAATCCATTGCCAAACTTAATACCCCCGAAATCCCCGCTTAA